TGTATCATAAAACTCTATGGCGCCATAGGTACAAGCCGTGATACATGCCCCACAGGATATACAATCACTCTCATTTACCTCGGCAACAGAACCGGAGGCAGTAACTGTGTCATGGGAGAGAAGGGTCAAAACCCGGCCTGCCGCTCCATAAGCCTGGTTAATCGTTTCCGATATATGCTTGGGATAGTGGGCTATGCCACAGAGGTAAATGCCATCGGTGCCAAACTCCACCGGTCTTAATTTGACATGGGCTTCTTTGAACCAATCATCGGGTCCCAAAGAAACCTTGAACAACAAGGACATTTCCTTGTTTCCGGCCGAGGGAATAACGGCGGCAGCCAAAGAAAGTAAATCAGCATCGATTGCCAGCTTCTTACCTAAAATATAATCGGTCGCCGTAACCCTGAGCATGCGCCGCCCCTCTTCCTCAACAGCTTCCACCTGCGGTTTATCCTGTGGCTCATAGCGGATGAACTTTACATCTTTATTTGATGCATCCCGGTAATAATCCTCACTAAACCCATAGGTTCGCATATCCCGGAAGAGAATGGTTATATCCATCCGGGGGTTTATCTCTTTCAGTTTTAAGGCGTTCTTTACAGAGTTGCTGCAACATATCCGGGCGCAGTAATTTCTGTCCTCATTTCTGCAGCCTACGCATTGGATCATCACCAGGCTCTGGGCGTTCATCACCCTTTCTTCTCCTTGGGCGATCTGCTCCTCCAACTCCAGATTGGTCATTACCCTATCATCTTCCCCATAAAGGTATTCGGTGGGTTTATATTCATCAGCACCGATGGCGATGACGGTTGCCCCATGTTTTATCTCGGTGATCCCCCTGTCCGACTTCACTTTGGTGACAAAATTCCCCACATAACCGGTAGCCTCCGGGATCGTGGCATCCGTATAAACATGGATGAGGGGGTGCTGGTAAATCTTGCGCACAAGATCACGCAAATAGGCCTGAACATCCATCCCGTCCAGCGTGGAATGAATTCTTCGCGCCGTTCCCCCCAGATCAGTATCCTTTTCCACCAGACAAACCTCATGCCCCTGCTTCGCTATGGAGAGGGCGCACGTCATGCCGGCGATACCGCCGCCAACCACCAGCGCCGTCCTGTTGACCGGCAGATCAAATTCCTGCAAGGGCTTCAAACGGCAAACTCGCGCTACCGACATCCTGATGATATCCTTTGCCTTTTGGGTGGCTTCTTCCTTTTCCTTGGCGTGGACCCAGGAACAATGTTCTCTAATATTCGCCATGTCTAAGTAATATTGATTAATTCCCGCCTCCCGCAGGGTGTCCCGGAATAGCGGTTCAAGGGTCCTGGGGGAGCAGGCGGCAATAACCACGCGATTGAGCCCTTTTTCCTTTGCCAGATCTGATATTTGTTGGGCAGAATTGGTAGCACAGGAAAATAGCTGTTCCTGAGCGTAGACAACATTGGGCAAAGTTAAGGCATATTCCACTGTGGAAGGAACTCCTACTATCCTGCCGATGTTAGCCCCACAATGACACACAAAGACTCCTATTCTTGGCTCCTCTTGGGAAACATCCCTTTCCGGCGGATATATCCTTTCTTTGGACAGCTCTCCTCGCCGGTAGTCAAGGAGTTCACCACATTGGGAGCCGGCAGCGCTGGCGGTAAAAACCGACTCGGGAATATCTGTAGGACCCTGGAAGGCTCCGCTTACAAAGATCCCAGGCCTGGTGGTCTCCATAGGATTGGAAGGAATTGCTTTACAGAATCCGTGAGCATTGAGTTCGATGCCGAACTTGTTTGCCAGGCCCTGCACATCAGCAGGTGGGTTCAAGCCAACGGATAGTACCACCATATCGAATTCTTCCTCTTTTACTCCTTCGTCGGGTGTAGAATACCGTATGGTGACACTCTTGGTTTCCGGGTTCTCTTTTACTATGGATACGTAGCTTCTGAAAAATCGAACGCCGGGAAGGTTCTCTGCTCTTTCGTAGAATCGCTCAAAATCCTTGCCATAGGAACGAATATCGTTATGGAATACCGTACACTCGGCCTCTGCGTCATGTTCTTTTGTCAAAATCACCTGTTTCTGGGTATAGGTGCAGCATACGGCTGAGCAATAGCTGTTTTCGCCCGGAGTAACCCGCCTGGAACCGACGCATTGAAGCCAGGCTACTTTATGGGGATGCTTCATGTCGGAAGCACGCAATATCTCGCCCTGGTATGGCCCGGTGGCGCATAACAGCCGTTCATAGTCCATACTGGTTACCACGTTTACAAATTGTCCGTATCTATATTCCTCCCTCACCTTGGGATCAAAGGGCTCAAAGCCGGAAGACAGAATGATGGCCCCTACATTTACTTCTACCTTCTCCAGCGTTTGATTGAAATCTATGGCGTTGTTCTTACATGCTCCTTCGCAAATCCGACATTTCTTCTCTTTAAGGTAAAGACAGCTTTCATCTATATAGGTGACCAGTGGAATTGCCTGAGCGAAGTATACATGGACGGCTTTATTCTTCGATATTTCCTGATTATATTGATCAGGATATTTGACCGGGCAATACTCTACACAGGTAGTACAACCCGTGCATTTGTCCTCAAGAATATACCTGGGCTTTTTAATCAGCGTTACGTTAAAATTTCCTGCTTGCCCTTCTACACTGTCAACTTCAGTATAGGTGAGTACCTCTATATTCGGATGCCGGCCGACCTCGACCAGTTTCGGTGCGAGTATTCACATGGAGCAGTCATTGGTGGGAAAGGTCTTGTCAAGCTGGGCCATGTGGCCGCCTATGCTCGGCGCCTTTTCAACCAAATAAACCTTAAAACCGGCAGTGGCAAGATCAAGAGAGGCCTGAATACCGCTGATCCCTCCACCGACAACCATTACGTCTCCGAAATTGTTGTCTCCAAAATTGTTACAAAGTTGTTGAACATTTTCTTTTAGCGATATTACGTTTTCCATTTTCTATTCCCTCATAAGGTTCTATGTTCCCGTAGTGTCCGGGTTCGGCTGTGTTAGCCGTAGTTAATTTGTTGAGCAGCCAAGCCTCTCCTCGTGCGAATACACCGACATGTGACTGCCACGTACCTGACCAACCAGGGTAATGCCCAGATCATGAGCAAGCGAAATTGCGCTTCCCGTCGGCGTGTGCCGCGAAACAACAAGCGGGGCCTGCATTCTTGCCGCCTTACGCAACATCTCCGTCGAAACGCGGCCGGTAGTCAGAATCCATTTATCTCTTGTTGATAGTCCCCTCATCAGACATTCACCTTGTATCTTGTCCAGTGTGTTATGCCGTCCGATATCCTCAGTCACTACGAGCAGGTTCTTGCCATCGGACAGAGCTGAAGTGTGTACACCGCCGCTATACCGATACAACTCCTCCTGACCATGAAAATCTTTCATCACTGACAGTAATTTCTCTGGTGTAGTAACAATATCCGAATCAACTCTCTGCCCATAAGTTGTGAAAGTTGCGCCACCTCCGCACCCGGAGGTAAGCGTCCGCTTAGTCGGTAATTCAAAATTGGGATTGGAGAGCCTCACATCGACTTCCGATTCCGCGTCACAAATATTCATCATCATCACATCACCCATACCTGAGATGATTCCCTCTGAGTACAGGAATCCGAGGACAAGGAAATTCAGCTTGGTTGGAGTGCACAGGATACTGACCAGGTGCTGAAGATTGACATAGACAATAAGCTCCTTTTCGAAAGGTGCGTGGCCATTGGTTCTGACCCATCCAGCCTCGGAAAAGCGATTAAAGACTATATCCGTTGCTACACCTTCTATATCCGACACGCCAAACGATTCTTTAATGTTCAGTTTCTTCGTCCTCTAAATCACTTCCTGGAGAATCTCTGTAATATCCATAACTTCTATATCACCGGCATGATTCGTGACTAACCTGCTATCTTCAAGAGCGGTGACGCAATAGGGACAGGCAGTAGCCAGTACTTCGGCCCCAGCCTCGATAGCTTGCTCTATTCTGATGTTGGAGAATCTTTCATGCTTTTCTGTTTCCATCCAAATTCTGCCGCCCCCCATTCCGCAACAAAGACTGTCTTCCCGCGCATCAACCATCTCTGTCAGTTCCAAGCCGGGTATCTTCTTTAAGACTTCTCGGGGTTCGTCATATACGCCATTATGTCGACCCAGGTAACATGGATCATGATATGTGACTTTCTTTGCGAACTCTTTGGTGATTTTAAGTCTCCCCTCATTGATCAACTCAAATAAATACTGTGAGATATGAACAATCTCAAAGTTGGCTCTGAATTCGGGATACTCGTTTTTGAAGGTATGAAAACAATGAGCGGAAGAAGCAACGATCTTCTTCACCCCGTTGTCAACAAAAGTCTTGATATTTTCTCTGGCAAGGCGTTTGAATAATGCCTCGTTTCCCGTTTTACGCACACTCTCGCCACAGCATAATTCTTTGGAGCCTAATATGCCAAAATCTACCCCTGCCTTTTTGAGGATATTGGCCGTGGCTTGAGATACCTTCTTTAATCTCGGGTCATAGCTGGGATAGCAGCAGGGAAAATAGAGTATTTCAGTATTCTCATCAAACTCTTTGATGTCCAGATCTTTCGCCCAGTTTGCCCTGTCATTCGGTTCCTGTCCCCAGGGGTTACCCACACTGGCAATGCTTGTCATTATACCGCGGAGATTGGGGATGCTGGCAGGGACTACACCGTCCGGCACCATTATCCTGCGCATAGCCCGTACAATATCTATTGTGTTTACGCCTCTGGGGCAACGCTGAACACAATTACGGCAACTGACGCACATCCATATGTCTTCGGATTCAAAAGGGACCACACCCAATTGTGCCTGATGGTTCAGTTTGCGAACAAAATATTTTCTAACACGATTCCAGGGACAGACAGTCTCACATTTACCGCAGTGATAGCAGAATTTGAAGTCGTCTCCACCTGCTTCTTTTATGCCATCTATTACTATTTTAAAGGGCTCTAAGGGTAAAATCTCCATTATCTTTTTCCAACCTCTTCTTTTGCCTTAATGCTTTATTCCTTCTTTGACATCCGGGCAACGGTATCTGCTATGTTCTGCAATCCATATTTGTTTGCCAATGATTCCAATCCTATTTCCATGTCTCCCAGTTTCTCTTCTTCTTCAACTTCCTCTTCCCTTTCTTCGCAAATCAGTGCATCATTTAAGCACCACTTAACGCACAAAGGCTCTTCTTCACCTTCACACATATCACATTTGAGAGGAAGACCGGAATCGGGTTCTTTGAAAGCGTCCCTGGATGGGCAAGAAGCCCTGCAGAAGCCGCACTCGGAGTATTCCTTCCCGTCAATCACATATTTGTCTCTGCCCATACATTCGGCTGCAGTGTATTCACCCGCGTATACGGGAACATATATGTCTCTTATCGGTTCGCGAATCATCCGAATCCGGGACCTCGCCGGATTGTTGCTGCTATATTTCGGGTTAGCGTGAAAAGCTGAACAGATTACCTCGCATGCCCGGCAACCATTGCATTTATCAAGATCGATCTTGATTGTCTTGACTTTCTTCTTAACCTTGCTCATTTTTTATTATACCTCTCTGTTCTAAGTCTTCGGCAACATAATCCATACCTAATTTGTGCAAGGACTCTTTGGTGGGAATACCATCGTTATCCCACCCCTTAAACTTGTAATAAGCATCCAGGAGCTTTTCTTCAAGCTCGGGGAATCTTTTCTTCCAATGATCTTCGGGCGGCTTCTCATCAGCCCTCCTCAAACCTCTTCTCACATTAATGGCTCTGAGCAGATTTCGGTTCCTGTTATATACTTCCGTCAGCCCGTCTTCATCAATGTCGATTCCCGTTGCTGCTGTGATAAATTTCGGGTAATTGTGCATATGATAGGGAGGCTTCAGAGGAAATGACGACAAGCCTGCACACACTCCAAGGGCATCATCGATATAGTGCATCTTCTCCTGCCAGTCAACAATATCAACGGACATGTCAACAGTAGGATAATACGGATTTGAATGTTCTCCACGGAAATCCCAGTCAAGAACAATTTGCTTGAACTTATCATCAGGACATTGTATCCAATCACTTATGAATTCCTGTCTCTCCTCCATGGTCGCAAAAGGCGCCTGGGGGAACTGCCCTTCAATCTGGGTAATATTTATCTTCTCGCCGGTGGCATACATCAGGAAGTAAACAGGGTTCAGCATGCCAAGCTTAAGAGGCAACTGTTCATGTTTCTTAATAGTGTTATGGTCAAAGGCTTCCGCGCCTTTGCCGATCTTACGGGCTGCCCAGTAAACGCCGTCAGCCAGAATGTCTCCAATCCCTTCACGCCGCACAATCCTGTCAAGTAACCAGAAAAATTTCCCTTCGTTATCGGACGGGCACCCTTCAAAGTCTGCTTCGGTTAAGATACCGGCTTCTCTTAACTCAAAGGCGAAGGCCATGATTTGAGGGGTCGAGAATCCGTCCACTCCATACTCCGTAGCACGTTGAGCGATTCTAAAACCGAAATCCAGGTCGTCTACAAAAGCCGCCATTGTATAGGTAAGTTTCGTGAAGCATTTCATCATGTAGGTTGAAATTCCCGGGACGGAAATTATTGCACCGCATTTTATCGGACAGTTATAACAACTTATTAACCGCGTCCGCACGGTTTCCTGAACGTCCTTCCACCTCTCTTCGACTTCCTTGGTCCAGAAGTCTTTTCTCCGGCTGCGGGCATTTCCCCAGGAGAAATTTTCCGTGTGCCACTGCTCATCAACGTGCAACATCTCCTGCGGTGACCCAAGCCCCTGTAAAATGGTCATTACGTTCGGAACCGGATTTTCTCCCCGGAATTTTATATATTTCAGCACGTCGTTGCAGAGCCCGATATATTCATCCGGTCGGGCAAGATTGACGTCCTTTGTTCCACGAACAACTATCGCCTTTACGCCTTTGTCTCCCATCACAGCGCCCATTCCAAGCCGACTGGAACTGGAGCGACCCTGCTCGATGGAGGCTGTAAAAACCCTATTTTCACCGGCAAGACCGATGGCAGCCACCTGGGCGTTCGGCTGGTTCAACTCCTGTTTAATTAGTTCTGAAGTCTGAATAGCGCCCTTACCACGGAGATGATTGGCATCACGTATTTCCACCTTGTCATTGTTTATCCATATATAGACAAGATCCGGGGACTTGCCGCGAAGGATGATTTTGTCATAACCGGCATACTTTAACTCCGGTGCAAAAAATCCTCCCATCATTGAATATCCCATTAACAAAGTCTGGGGAGAATAGCTGGTAACAATGGTACGATTAGCGCCTGGAGCAGGTGTGCCGCATAAAAGACCGGTGCTGAATATCAGTAGATTATCAGGAGAAAAAGGTTCGGTTTCAGGGGGAACCCTATCCCATAATATCTTGGCGTTAGTACCTAAACCCCCAAGATGAAGTTCTGTCAATCTTGGGTCAGTTTCAACTCTCTCAATGTTTCCTCGTGATAGATCAATTTCTAAATTAAACCCTGTCTCTCCGTACCTCATGTTTTTATCCCCTATATTTGATCATTTACAACATAAGCGTAATTTATCAAATTGAAAAAATCTTGTCAATAAAAATAATGAAATATTTCACAATGAAAACAAGCGGTTCATCGACCCCCGCATTGGAGATAATTCTAATTAAATGGTATCAAAAATCCTTAATAAGGTATTAATATGGTCTTCTTATGATTTTTACTAAAGCAAGTCGCAACATAAAGTAACTATTGAACAATATGAAGGCGTTACAGGCAACGAGAACCTGTTCCTTTATTCGGATAAATCACGTTTTGCCCGGTTTTTGTATTCTTCTTCCTGTTGCCGCTTCAGACGAACTATTGCGCAACTATTATGTGAAATTAAAACTATAAGAGAACCGGGGTGAACAACGCTATAGAAAAAAAAGTACAGGGCAGGTATAATTTAATTGTTAAAGTGCATGAAAGAAGCCGTAAATAAATATGCTGTCAGGTGCAACAAAAGCCGTTAAAGAAAACGGATTTAAAAAATCAGGCATTGTTTGACATGCCGGGAACACCTGTTGAGCGTTGCTGCAAAATTAAGGAGGTCAGGTTAGATTATGGCAGAAAATATAAAGAAGGTAATGACAGATTGTACCCTCTGCTATCATAGTTGCGGAACCATTATGACCATTGAAAACGGCAAGGCAGTGAAGGTTGAAGGGTTGCCGTCGCACCCGCTGAACAAAGGCAGGCTTTGCGAAAAAGGTGAAGCCATGCTTGACAATATCTACGACCCTGACAGACTGAAATACCCGATGAAAAGGGTAAACGGGAACTGGGATAGGATTTCATGGGATCAGGCCCTGACTGAGATTGCAGAGAAACTCCTGAAACTTAAAAATGAATTCGGCCCGGGTGTACTCGGTGTTTTCAGCGGCTCTATCGGCGTTGAGAATCTTGAGATGGCGGGGCTGACGCAAAGGGTCAAGGCAGCATTCGGTTCACCCAACTTTTTTTCTGTGGAAAGCATATGCTACAGGATGCGTATACGGACAAGGCAGATCACCTTCGGCAAATATCCGACAGAGGAGCTTGATTCAAAACTCTATATCCTGTGGGGACACAACCCTGAGCAATCCGATTTTCCTCTGAAGCTTGCAATCGATGAAAATCTGGAAAAAGGTGCAAAGCTTGTTGTTGTTGATCCTAAACGCATCGGGCTCGCAGACCGTGCAGACATGTATTTGAGGATAAGACCGGGTACGGACGGTGCAATGGCCCTTGCCATGATCAATGTGATTGTAAATGAAAAGCTCTGCGATTATGAATTTATTGAAAATTATACAACAGGATTCGATGAGCTTGTTCCGCATGTTCAGCAGTATACACCCGAATGGGCAGAGAAGATCACATGGGTGGCTGCCGAAGATATCTGCAAACTGGCGCGTCTCTTTGCAACAACAAAAGGCGCGGGCATCTATCAGGGCACCTGCACGCAGGATCAAACGGCAAACGGCACCCAGAACAGCCGGGCGTTCTCTGTTCTTCAAGCGGCTGGGTTATCAGCCCCAGGCTTCCCCTGGGCAATGTTGGAATGGGCGTTGAAGGCGAACCCCTCGGCGCTGACCAGTATCCCCTTTTCTACGAAGTATGGGGAAGAAAAAGCCCTTACGGTGTTGTAACATGCGTGCCGGAGAGTATTCCCGACAAGATAAAAGCCTTCCTTGTGATCGGCGGAAACCCCATGCTCTCCATGGCAGATTCAAACGCCTTCAGGGAAGCCTTCAAAAGGCTGGAACTCCTCGTTGTCCATGACCTTTTTATGACCGAGACAGCCCGGCTTGCCCATTATGTGCTGCCTGCATGTTCACACCTCGAAAAATGGGGCGTTGCCTATACCTATAATGTATGCCACTGCTTGCCTTATCTCATGCTCAGGAAAAAGGCTATTGAACCCTATTATGAAAGCTGGTCGGAATGGAAATTCTTTACCGGACTTGCTAATAAGCTCGGCATAGGCGATAAATTCCCCTGGAAATCCGAAGAGGAGCTTGTTGCCTTTGAATTGGAGCCGACAGGACTGACGTTTGATGAGCTTCTTTATGAAAAGCCTGAAGGCGCCTTTTATCAGCAGAAACAATACGGCATCAAAGATGTCCGCTTTGCAACACCGACGAGAAAAATAGAGATATACAGTAAGGCCTTGGCTGATATAGGATTTGATCCTCTCCCGACTTATCTGGAACCGCACAGAAGCCCCTTGAGTTCTCCCGGACTGCTGGAAAAATATCCATTGATTCTTTCCACCGGCAACAGAAACCTTTATTATACGCACGGCCAGTTCAGAAATGTAAAGTCGCTTAAGGAAAAGAATCCTGAACCAATGGCGGAAATAGGGCCGCTGACCGCCGCAAAATACGGGATAGAGGAATCCGACGAAGTTATTATTGAAACAAACAGAGGATATGTACGGATGAAGGCCCATGTTGATGAACGGATTGCAGAAGGCGTTTTAATCGTTCCTCACGGGTGGGCCGGTGAAGCAAATGCAAATCTACTTACGGATACGGAATGCAGGGAGCCCATCATGGGTTATCCTGAGATAAAGTCCCTGCTGTGCTCAATAAGAAAGGTATGATTTAGATTTTGGATTGCGTATTTTGGATCCCATGGTAATCGTCCGGAATCACCTGTGAACAAGCCCTTTCAGGATAATATCTTTTTATTCGTATTCAGGGCAGCAGGTTTTATATCAAAGGAGAAATGATGCAAATAGATATTTTAAGAAAAAGAAAGTTTGAGCTATATCGGTTAGCAGCAGGACTTATTCTGCTTTTCCTGGCCGGAACAGCTTTTTCTGAGGAAACATCCTTTGAAAACGTGATTGTCCTGGTAGCCGATGGCATGGGGTCGACACATACAACTGTTGCACGTTGGTACAAAGGGTCTCCTCTTGCCCTTGACAGTATGCATCTGGGGGCCGTAAGAACGTATGGGGCCGATTCTATTATTACCGATTCTGCGCCTGCTGCAACCGCTTTTGCTACAGGACATAAGACATCCGGCAAGCTGATCAGTGTGTTGCCGGGACCTGTCACAGTACCGGGGGTAAACAGGGTGCCCGATAATTTAATGTATAAACCGGTGGCAACTGTTCTCGAAGGCGCAAAACTCTCAGGCAGGTCTGTCGGGATTATTGCCACATCCAACATCCAGCATGCCACCCCTGCAGGATTTTCGGCGCATTGGCCGGACAGAGATAACTACAATGAGATCGCCGAACAACAGGTGTACCTGAACATGGACGTTGCATTGGGCGGAGGAAAAAAATATCTGGCGCCGAAAGGAAAAGGCGGGGTCCGTATTGACGGTGAAGACCTTGTAGAGGTCTTGAAGTCAAGGGGTTATGACTTTGTAGAAACAAAGACCGCCATGCAGAACAGCACTTCGAGAAAATTATGGGGTATGTTCGCCGATGACGATATGGCCTATGAGTTTGACCGGAGAATATTCTGTCCCGGGCAGCCGGCGCTTTCTGATATGACAAAAAAGGCAATTGAAATACTGTCAAAAAATCCAAAAGGATTTTTTCTCTTTGTTGAAGGAAGCAAGATAGACTGGGCTTCCCATGCAAACGATCCCATAGGGGTAATAAGCGATGTCCTTGCCTTCGATGATGCAGTGGGGGTTGTCCTGGATTTTGCAAAGGCAAAGGGAAAGACCATGGTCCTCGCCTTTTCCGACCATGGTACCGGCGGGATGTCCATAGGAGATAAGCCAACCGATGGTATACACCCTAAACTTACCTATGAAGCAATTTTTGGCCCTCTGAAAAAGGCCCGGTTAACAGGTGAAGGTCTCGAAAGGGTAATAGGAAAGGATCCCTCAGATGAACATATTAGAAAAGTTATGGCACAATACGCCGGAGTGAATGATCTCACACAGGACGAGATCGATGCCGTCAAAAAGGCAAGGCCGGAAAAAATGAACTCTACCACGGGGCCCATGATCAGCAGGAGAGCTAATATTGGTTGGGCAACAAAAGGACATACAGGCGAAGACCTGTTTTTCTATGTATATGGGCTCAACAGGCATATAGGTCTTATTGAAAATACCGATATCGCACGCATAATAGCGAAAGGCATGGATTTTGACCTGGCTGTTACTGGCAGAGAGCTTTTTGTAGATGCTGAAGAGGCTTTCGGAAAAATCGGGGCGACAATAAGGACAGAGCAAAGAGACCCTGCAAATCCTGTACTTATTGTAGAAAAGAAGGGTGGTTATGCAGAGTTACCTTTTAGTAAAGACATTATTCGAGCAGGAACAGATCGAAAAGAATACAGGATGCAGGGGGTAACGGTCTTCTCTCCGCGGACAAAGAAAGTATATATTCCCCGACAGGCAGTATCAATATTTGAGGGAGAAATACGCTAACCCAACATTAAACATCAGGCGGGAAAAAGCATCTTTATATATTTTTTAAAGGGCCTTTCGATTATGCCCTTTTCAGTTATAAAGTTGGATATGTATTTCTCCGGTGTGACGTCGAAAGAATAATATTGTGCCTTGATTTTATCAAGCGTTATGAGCTTGTCCCCGGCATACTTCACCTCTGTTCCCTCCCTCTCCTCTATGGGGATATGAGCCCCGTTTTCAATATTTTTATCAAAGGTAGACACAGGTGCGGCAACAAAGAAAGGGATTTTATGCCGATGCGCACATAGCGATATCATGTATGTGCCGATCTTATTTGCGGTGTCCCCGTTTTTGGCAACCCTGTCGGCGCCGACAATGATTTTATCTATCCTCTTACTATAGCAGAGCAGACCGACATGGTTATCGGGAACGAGCGTTACATCTATCCCTTCCTCATGCAATTCCCAGGCAGTAAGCCGTGCGCCCTGGAAATAAGGTCTTGTTTCCGTTGCAATGACCTTGATCTTTTTTCCGGCCTCATGTGCTGCGCGTATTACCCCCAGTGCAGTTCCGTACCCGCCTGTTGCAAGGGCGCCTGCATTGCAATGGGTAAGTATTGTATCGCCTTCATCAATAAGCTCTGCGCCGTAGAGGGAGAGCATCCTGTTGTTCTCTATATCTTCAACGTGGATTGAGATCGCCTCGTCAAGCATGATGTCGGGCATATCGGCATTGTTTCCGCATCGGCTGAAGGCGTCCTTCATCCTTTCCAATGCCCAGAAAAGGTTGACGGCAGTGGGTCGTGTGCTGCCCAATTTCTTGCATATCCTGTCCACATCTATATCCTTTATATTACCTTTTGACGCAATAATCTCCTGAATCCCGAGCGTCACGCCATAGGCTGCGACTATCCCGATAAGCGGCGCGCCCCTGATGGTCATGTTTTTTATGGAATCCATAACATCTTTCAAGTTTTTGCAGCGGACATAGACCTTTTTAAAAGGCAGCAGCCTCTGGTCGAGTAAGTATAGTGCGCCATTCTTCCAGTAGATATGGTCTGTCATTATTACCCCTTCAATTTCTTTAACAGAAGTTCATTCAACAGTTTCGGATTTGCCTTTCCCTTTGTTTCTTTCATAACCTGACCCACAAAGAACCCCAGCAGCTTTTCCTTGCCGCCTCTAAACTCTTCCAGTTCCTTCGGGAAACGGGCAATGATTTCATCAATGGTAGAACCGATGGCTGTTTCATCGGATATCTGGATAAGTCCTTTTTTCTCAACAATACTTTTCGGTGAAGCGCCGCTTTTGTATATCTCAGGAAAAATCTCTTTCCCGATTTTAATATTTATTGTACCGTCCTTTATGAGCGACAGGAGTTCCGCAAGATGGGCAGGAGAAAGCGGGGAATCTTTCGGGGATACATTGCCGTCCTTCAGCTCCCGTAGAAGCTCGGTCATGATCCAGTTGCTCACTGTCTTGGGCTCAGGAAAAAGCCCGACAGCATTTTCAAAATATTGTGAAACCCCCGCGCTGGAGGTCAATATTTCCACATCATATTTCGGCAGGTCGTATACATTCATGAATCTTTCCATCTTCTCCATGGGCAGTTCAGGCAACCCTTTCCTGATATCCTCTATCCATTTATCATCGATTGTAAGCGGGAGAAGATCGGGTTCTGGAAAGTAGCGGTAATCGTGCGCCTCTTCCTTACCTCTCATTGAATAGGTAATGCCTTCGTCAGCATTGAATAAACGCGTCTCTTGGACTACGGTGCCGCCTTTTCTGATAAGCTCTATCTGTCTTTTTATCTCATATTCAAGGGATTTTTCGACAA
This Pseudomonadota bacterium DNA region includes the following protein-coding sequences:
- the mtnA gene encoding S-methyl-5-thioribose-1-phosphate isomerase, coding for MTDHIYWKNGALYLLDQRLLPFKKVYVRCKNLKDVMDSIKNMTIRGAPLIGIVAAYGVTLGIQEIIASKGNIKDIDVDRICKKLGSTRPTAVNLFWALERMKDAFSRCGNNADMPDIMLDEAISIHVEDIENNRMLSLYGAELIDEGDTILTHCNAGALATGGYGTALGVIRAAHEAGKKIKVIATETRPYFQGARLTAWELHEEGIDVTLVPDNHVGLLCYSKRIDKIIVGADRVAKNGDTANKIGTYMISLCAHRHKIPFFVAAPVSTFDKNIENGAHIPIEEREGTEVKYAGDKLITLDKIKAQYYSFDVTPEKYISNFITEKGIIERPFKKYIKMLFPA
- the gatB gene encoding Asp-tRNA(Asn)/Glu-tRNA(Gln) amidotransferase subunit GatB, translated to MEYDDFEGVMGLEVHAHLLTDSKLFCGCSTKFGAEPNSHTCPTCMGLPGALPVLNKKVVDFAIKLGLALHCSINKRSIFARKNYFYPDLPKGYQISQYEEPVCENGYLDITVGEIKKRIRIKRVHMEEDAGKLVHEGAIEASSYSLVDYNRSSIPLLEIVSEPDIGSPEEAAAYLKMLRDVLLYLEICDGNMEEGSFRCDANVSVRKKGEEELGTRAELKNLNSFRFVEKSLEYEIKRQIELIRKGGTVVQETRLFNADEGITYSMRGKEEAHDYRYFPEPDLLPLTIDDKWIEDIRKGLPELPMEKMERFMNVYDLPKYDVEILTSSAGVSQYFENAVGLFPEPKTVSNWIMTELLRELKDGNVSPKDSPLSPAHLAELLSLIKDGTINIKIGKEIFPEIYKSGASPKSIVEKKGLIQISDETAIGSTIDEIIARFPKELEEFRGGKEKLLGFFVGQVMKETKGKANPKLLNELLLKKLKG